A genomic window from Methanobrevibacter gottschalkii DSM 11977 includes:
- a CDS encoding DUF1611 domain-containing protein, whose amino-acid sequence MYSIKSVKEIQDLNPFIVVGCGGGGEKFSNLEGVETVGFIDDNVKKQGKEFCGYIVAGSLDESLKHAKNAKSLVIMLPIGAEGSALKYAVQAIDAGLNVITSFRSLSITENISLKKFADAKGVVIKDIGPRLDVVKTIAGVAPKKSCEVLPKISYESKAPVIFVGGTSQECGKRTTTKKLGIASMKRGLTPAIISTDEMGLEEPTDFNFRAGSLSAMDVPAAVLSAIKYAEETKQPDIIFIEGQSSLTEKGNPHPRGLSAAILIGAAPDAVIVGHRPNHPYREPRGIEEEIRAIEAVEPTKVVGLSINLKNADLDLCPEFFESKYNLPAEDVYNNGADKLLDAIFEYLGE is encoded by the coding sequence TTGTATTCAATAAAATCAGTAAAAGAAATTCAAGATTTAAATCCATTCATAGTAGTAGGTTGTGGTGGAGGAGGTGAAAAATTCTCCAATCTTGAAGGGGTAGAAACTGTTGGATTCATAGATGATAATGTTAAAAAACAAGGAAAAGAATTCTGTGGCTATATTGTAGCAGGTAGCTTGGATGAAAGTCTTAAACATGCAAAAAACGCAAAGTCATTAGTTATTATGCTTCCTATTGGTGCAGAGGGTTCAGCTTTAAAATATGCAGTTCAGGCTATTGATGCAGGATTAAATGTTATCACTTCATTTAGATCATTATCCATAACTGAAAACATTTCTTTAAAAAAATTTGCTGATGCAAAAGGTGTTGTAATCAAAGACATTGGTCCTAGATTGGACGTTGTTAAAACAATTGCAGGTGTTGCTCCTAAAAAGTCTTGTGAGGTATTACCAAAAATTTCATATGAATCAAAAGCACCAGTAATCTTCGTTGGAGGGACTTCCCAGGAATGCGGGAAAAGAACCACTACAAAAAAATTAGGTATTGCAAGCATGAAAAGAGGATTGACTCCTGCCATTATATCTACTGATGAGATGGGATTGGAAGAACCTACTGATTTTAACTTTAGGGCTGGAAGTTTATCTGCAATGGATGTTCCAGCAGCAGTATTATCTGCAATTAAATACGCAGAAGAAACAAAACAACCGGATATTATTTTCATTGAAGGTCAATCCAGTTTGACTGAAAAAGGAAATCCTCACCCAAGAGGATTGTCTGCAGCCATATTAATTGGTGCAGCTCCTGATGCCGTTATTGTTGGACACAGACCAAACCACCCATACAGAGAACCTAGAGGTATTGAAGAAGAAATCAGAGCTATTGAAGCTGTTGAACCTACTAAGGTTGTTGGTTTGTCCATCAACCTTAAAAATGCTGACCTGGATTTATGTCCTGAATTCTTCGAATCCAAATACAATTTACCTGCTGAGGATGTTTATAACAATGGTGCTGATAAATTATTAGATGCGATATTCGAATATTTAGGGGAGTAA
- a CDS encoding cell division protein SepF, whose product MSFMDNLKRSLGYEETEDSEKKEGGSFNFSEFVNDFTKSVKNSREQYKQSKQQETAQQQYRPAPEPQQAHRTAPVYDDFDDDFVITPEQSFYEIVLIRPKTLDDINYMVDQILEEKNPIIVDLSFLEKESEANFKLAGDKIRQMRTKYGAQALLLTRSEDKNLIILSPRKVKLVNKG is encoded by the coding sequence ATGAGCTTTATGGATAATTTAAAAAGAAGTTTAGGCTATGAAGAAACAGAAGATAGTGAAAAAAAAGAAGGTGGAAGTTTTAACTTTTCTGAATTTGTAAATGATTTTACTAAATCTGTTAAAAATTCAAGAGAACAGTATAAACAATCAAAACAACAGGAAACTGCACAACAACAATACAGGCCGGCTCCTGAACCACAACAAGCTCATAGAACAGCTCCAGTTTACGATGATTTTGATGATGATTTTGTGATTACTCCAGAACAATCTTTTTATGAAATCGTACTGATTAGGCCAAAAACTCTTGATGACATCAATTATATGGTTGACCAAATCCTCGAAGAGAAAAATCCCATCATTGTTGATTTATCCTTTTTGGAAAAAGAAAGTGAAGCCAACTTTAAATTAGCAGGAGATAAAATTAGACAAATGAGAACAAAATATGGTGCTCAGGCATTATTACTTACACGCTCTGAAGATAAGAA